One part of the Humulus lupulus chromosome 9, drHumLupu1.1, whole genome shotgun sequence genome encodes these proteins:
- the LOC133799367 gene encoding disease resistance protein RPM1-like, translating to MGGLGKTTLVSSVYNDSRVKNHFHQIQAWVTVSQSFKLDEVLRQTIQQFFKAVKVLLPDEVEKSTDPHFLKTTIVDFLSDKIYLVVLDDIWDVNAWEAVKVAFRNNNNGSRVMITTRIADVASTSTKDVEGQILTLNPLSSEDSWTLFCAKAFQGKACPLYLEKISRDILKRCEGLPLAIVAIGSMLATKDINRIDEWEIVHRSLRAELQGNTKLKGMQAILSLSFNDLPYHLKHCFMYLSLFPEDYSIKLNVLIRLWIAEGFIEGIEGRTLEEVANGCFNELLNRSLVQVNIRYNDRRIRSCRVHDILRETMLLKSKDQGFAAITNKENSKRLPERVRRLSVHEGTNIDASGDN from the coding sequence ATGGGAGGGCTGGGCAAAACCACTCTGGTGAGTTCAGTTTATAATGATTCACGAGTAAAGAATCATTTTCATCAAATCCAAGCTTGGGTCACTGTTTCACAATCGTTCAAGCTAGATGAAGTTCTGAGACAAACTATCCAGCAATTTTTCAAAGCTGTGAAGGTGCTACTTCCTGATGAAGTTGAGAAGTCCACAGACCCGCACTTCCTAAAGACAACCATTGTTGATTTTCTTAGTGACAAAATATATTTGGTTGTATTGGATGACATATGGGATGTGAATGCATGGGAAGCAGTGAAAGTTGCATTTCGGAACAACAACAATGGTAGCCGAGTAATGATCACAACTCGTATTGCAGATGTGGCCTCTACCTCTACCAAAGATGTTGAAGGTCAGATCTTAACCTTAAATCCTTTATCTTCTGAAGATTCTTGGACTCTATTTTGTGCAAAAGCCTTTCAAGGTAAGGCATGTCCTCTTTATTTGGAGAAAATTTCAAGAGACATCCTGAAAAGATGTGAGGGATTGCCTCTTGCCATTGTTGCAATAGGAAGCATGTTGGCCACAAAGGACATCAATAGGATTGATGAATGGGAGATTGTTCACCGTTCTCTGCGGGCTGAATTACAAGGCAATACAAAACTGAAAGGCATGCAAGCCATACTTTCACTTAGTTTCAATGATTTGCCTTACCACTTGAAGCATTGCTTCATGTATCTAAGTTTATTCCCTGAGGATTATTCGATTAAACTCAATGTCTTGATTCGATTGTGGATTGCTGAAGGTTTCATAGAAGGAATTGAAGGAAGAACATTAGAAGAAGTGGCAAATGGTTGTTTCAACGAACTTCTTAACAGAAGCTTGGTCCAAGTGAATATAAGATATAATGATAGAAGAATCAGAAGTTGTCGAGTGCACGATATTTTAAGGGAAACTATGCTTCTAAAATCGAAAGATCAAGGCTTTGCAGCAATAACTAATAAAGAGAACAGTAAAAGGCTTCCAGAAAGAGTTCGACGCCTATCTGTGCATGAAGGAACAAATATAGATGCATCTGGGGACAACTAA
- the LOC133801920 gene encoding DNA replication licensing factor MCM3 homolog 2-like, which translates to MEEREHEKEKETESKRRADRRSDDHDTPDSGAAGKGGPTIDAMDVDDPPTQSAGELSPERIEAFNSLFGQHMRANHLDTLSIDGIEEAVNSRADVRYTRAEINVLLEKLQDANRVMIAADGMVHMIS; encoded by the exons ATGGAGGAGCGCGAGCATGAAAAAGAGAAAGAAACTGAGAGCAAACGCAGAGCTGATCGTCGCTCAGATGATCATGATACACCAGACAGTGGTGCAGCTGGTAAAGGAGG CCCAACAATCGATGCCATGGATGTAGATGACCCTCCAACCCAATCTGCTGGTGAACTTTCTCCAGAGAG AATAGAAGCATTCAATTCTTTATTTGGCCAGCATATGCGGGCCAATCACTTGGATACATTATCCATTGACGGAATAGAGGAGGCTGTCAACTCCAGGGCCGATGTCCGCTACACAAGGGCAGAGATAAATGTCCTATTAGAG AAACTACAAGATGCTAACCGAGTGATGATAGCTGCCGATGGAATGGTGCATATGATATCTTGA
- the LOC133801919 gene encoding disease resistance protein RPM1-like yields the protein MAESVVSFLLDNLSSLLEGEAKLLSGFRKEVVFVKNELDRMRAFLRSADAMEDEDEEIKVWVKQVREVAYDAEDIIDDFLYRFEHPRRHGFYGYLWKLARGVKNLKARHRIAHQLQSIKLRVTDISEGHQRYGYRLSIPQIGSSSGTKPCYFSELRSDARLLEEAQLVGIESEKEGLLSFLVNDTSELQVAAVVGMGGLGKTTLVSTVYNDLQVKHHFHQLQAWVTVSQSFKLDELLRQIIKQLFKAIDQLLSNEVDNSTDTHFLKTTIVDFLSGKRYLLVLDDIWDVDAWEALKLSFRNNNNGSRLMITTRTEDVASSSTKYLGGWILPLNPLSFEDSWTLFCAKAFQSNLCPQHLEKISRDILKRCKGLPLAIVAIGGMLATKDINKVDDWEIINRSLQAELQGNRKLKGMQAILSLSFNDLPYNLKYCFMYLSVFPEDYSIKRNVLIRLWIAEGFIEGMEGRSLEEVANGCFNELLNRSLVQVTHRYTDGRVKKCRVHDILRETMLLKSKDQSFATITNKESCRKLPERVRRLSVHEGTTIDAFGDNQLSQLRSLLLFTKESDVWNIFMSSFSNQGSRLLKVLDCVCAPMTTFPQDITKLYQLRYLCLRDTDVSSIPPSIANLRHLETLDLKNTLVQELPSEILQLQRLRHVIVYAYKSSSYLGVSVQGFKALKGIESLSSLRKLCYVEAKLGETELLASIGRLTQLTKLGILKLGVEHGDALCSSIHELKFLHSLRLTSKSEDEALSLQFKSSSCLQLLQRLYIEGRVEKSLEGLQNLTNLSMLYLSGSKLQGDPLESLQALPNLVSLYFQNGAYDGQSLCFKAGGFLKLRELYIKRAENLRRVAVEDEALSHLELMYLHYCKLLKEIPSGIESLRNLQYLHLIEMAVELTATLHRGSQHENYLRVMDIPGVYIGQWNIETGYDGHWL from the coding sequence ATGGCGGAGAGTGTGGTGAGCTTTCTTCTGGACAATCTTTCGTCCTTGTTGGAAGGTGAGGCGAAACTCTTGAGTGGATTTCGAAAGGAAGTTGTTTTCGTGAAAAATGAGTTGGATCGTATGAGGGCCTTCTTGCGATCTGCTGATGCCATGGAAGATGAGGATGAGGAAATCAAAGTGTGGGTTAAGCAAGTTAGAGAGGTCGCTTACGACGCAGAAGACATCATCGATGATTTCTTGTATAGATTTGAGCATCCCAGGCGACATGGATTCTATGGTTACTTATGGAAGTTGGCTCGCGGAGTCAAGAACTTGAAAGCTCGCCATCGAATTGCCCACCAATTGCAGAGTATCAAGCTCAGAGTTACTGATATTTCTGAGGGTCACCAGAGATATGGCTACAGACTGAGTATTCCACAGATCGGGTCGAGTTCTGGAACTAAACCTTGCTACTTTTCTGAGCTTAGAAGCGATGCACGGTTGCTGGAAGAAGCTCAACTAGTGGGCATTGAGTCAGAGAAGGAAGGTCTTTTGAGTTTTCTTGTGAATGATACCTCTGAACTACAAGTGGCTGCTGTGGTCGGAATGGGAGGGCTGGGAAAAACCACTTTGGTGAGTACAGTTTATAATGATTTACAAGTAAAGCATCATTTTCATCAACTCCAAGCTTGGGTCACTGTATCACAATCGTTCAAGCTAGATGAACTTCTGAGGCAAATTATCAAGCAATTGTTCAAAGCTATCGATCAACTACTTTCTAATGAAGTTGATAATTCCACTGACACACACTTCCTAAAGACAACAATTGTTGACTTTCTTAGTGGGAAAAGATATCTGCTTGTGTTGGATGATATATGGGATGTGGATGCATGGGAAGCATTAAAACTTTCATTTCGGAACAACAACAATGGTAGCCGGTTGATGATCACAACTCGTACCGAAGATGTGGCCTCTTCTTCTACCAAATATCTTGGAGGTTGGATCTTGCCCTTAAATCCTTTGTCTTTTGAAGATTCTTGGACTCTATTTTGTGCAAAAGCCTTTCAAAGTAATCTATGTCCTCAGCATTTGGAGAAAATTTCACGAGACATTCTAAAAAGATGCAAGGGATTACCTCTTGCCATTGTGGCAATAGGAGGTATGTTGGCCACAAAGGACATCAACAAGGTAGATGACTGGGAGATTATAAACCGTTCTCTACAGGCTGAATTGCAAGGCAATAGAAAACTGAAAGGCATGCAAGCCATACTTTCTCTTAGTTTCAATGATTTGCCTTATAACTTGAAATATTGTTTCATGTATCTGagtgtattccctgaggattacTCGATTAAACGCAATGTTCTGATTCGATTGTGGATTGCTGAAGGTTTCATAGAAGGAATGGAAGGAAGATCATTAGAAGAAGTGGCAAATGGTTGTTTTAACGAGCTTCTTAATAGAAGCTTGGTCCAAGTGACTCATAGATACACAGATGGAAGAGTCAAAAAATGTCGAGTGCACGATATTTTAAGGGAAACTATGCTTCTTAAATCGAAAGACCAAAGCTTTGCAACAATAACTAATAAAGAGAGTTGTAGAAAGTTGCCAGAAAGAGTACGACGACTATCTGTGCATGAAGGAACAACAATAGATGCATTTGGGGACAATCAACTATCTCAACTGCGCTCCTTGCTCTTATTCACCAAAGAAAGTGATGTTTGGAATATATTCATGTCTTCATTTTCTAACCAGGGGTCCAGGCTTCTTAAAGTGTTGGATTGTGTATGTGCTCCTATGACCACATTTCCACAGGATATCACAAAGCTATACCAACTGCGATATCTATGTTTAAGAGATACTGATGTGAGTTCCATTCCACCCTCTATTGCGAATCTTCGACATCTTGAGACATTAGACCTTAAAAATACTCTTGTGCAAGAGTTGCCAAGTGAAATTTTACAATTACAACGTTTGAGACATGTGATAGTTTATGCTTATAAAAGTTCTTCATATTTGGGGGTGTCAGTGCAAGGCTTTAAGGCTTTAAAAGGAATAGAATCCCTTTCTTCCTTGAGAAAACTCTGCTATGTTGAGGCAAAACTGGGTGAGACTGAGCTTCTGGCATCCATAGGAAGGTTGACACAACTGACGAAGTTAGGCATCTTGAAGCTTGGAGTTGAGCATGGAGATGCACTATGCTCTTCAATTCATGAGTTGAAATTCCTTCATTCGCTACGATTGACTTCAAAATCAGAGGATGAAGCACTTAGTTTACAGTTCAAGTCATCTTCATGCCTTCAATTACTTCAGAGATTATATATAGAAGGACGCGTGGAGAAATCACTAGAGGGGCTACAAAACCTTACAAACTTGTCTATGTTATATTTATCTGGTAGTAAGTTGCAGGGAGATCCGTTGGAGTCATTACAAGCTTTGCCCAATCTAGTATCACTCTACTTTCAAAATGGAGCTTATGATGGGCAATCACTATGTTTTAAAGCTGGGGGGTTTCTAAAGCTTAGAGAACTCTATATTAAAAGAGCAGAAAACTTAAGAAGGGTGGCAGTGGAAGACGAAGCATTGTCTCATCTCGAACTTATGTATTTGCATTATTGCAAATTGCTGAAGGAAATCCCATCAGGAATTGAAAGCCTAAGAAACCTTCAATACCTTCATTTGATAGAAATGGCCGTAGAATTAACAGCAACTTTACATCGTGGAAGTCAACATGAGAACTACTTAAGAGTAATGGACATTCCAGGAGTTTACATCGGCCAGTGGAATATTGAAACGGGCTATGATGGTCATTGGCTTTAG
- the LOC133800675 gene encoding wall-associated receptor kinase 2-like, which yields MGVNKCFYFCCLSLLMLCPWNSTSPSPTTTMAAKTTGHVIKASNCNRRCGDVEVPYPFGIDDENCAMNKDFLLKCNHSNVDSPQKLIYGRNIEVSHIDVENATMSVSMASSFDCYGENGSLIDEVRYRKRLSRPFTFSESENKLIAFGCDTVAYMSDFNQSFGSGCISICSENVNMLAETSCSGVGCCQTSVPKHLKTLFISIGSINNHSNVTSFNPCGYAFLADQRRFNISEMRLDFQPKQVKNNTVLLDWVVGNETCDKAKSNRSSYLCRENTDCLYSENGRGYRCNCSDGFKGNPYQGCEDINECSEPEKYKCRGCKNTHGSYKCKCPLGMHGNGKDGNCEGFRITSIASVIGASIFLVIIAILLFHNNNRRKREKIFKQNGGLVLKHQRVRIFSKAELAKATNNYSQSNFIGQGGFASVYKGVVLNETSTTATTTQQIAVKKPKLDKDDQNKSIQMNHQQFHEEIAIVSQVNHKNVVKLLGLCLETKIPLLVYELVPNGTLSQHIHTKRSSSSPSSSSSSAMLRPWKTRLRIATETALAIDYLHSLAQPPIIHRDIKSTNILLDENYTAKVSDFGASVLIPPGQTGIATTVQGTLGYLDPEYLTTGTLTTKSDVYSFGVVLVELITGEKPISNGVRSGGKSNIIHYFVSTIRDQNKGEKYVRKIVDPNVVYDEDHEREIETVAELAMKCLEGHGERRPSMKEVAEELVGLNKLKGNNNKQYYKPQQNNEETYQLLVVDHDDDQSSFSIGDANIKNDQVVEYTTFDVSGYDVTSSISLN from the exons atgggagTGAACAAATGCTTTTACTTCTGCTGCCTAAGTTTACTGATGCTATGCCCATGGAATTCGACTTCACCATCACCGACGACGACCATGGCAGCGAAGACGACGGGTCATGTTATAAAGGCGTCGAATTGCAACCGAAGATGCGGAGACGTGGAGGTCCCATACCCGTTCGGAATCGACGACGAAAACTGCGCCATGAATAAAGACTTCTTGCTCAAATGCAACCACAGCAATGTTGATTCTCCTCAGAAACTAATATATGGAAGAAACATCGAGGTTAGCCACATCGATGTTGAGAACGCCACTATGAGCGTTAGTATGGCTTCCTCCTTCGACTGTTATGGTGAGAATGGTAGCTTAATTGATGAAGTCAGATACCGCAAAAGATTGAGTAGGCCCTTCACGTTCTCAGAATCTGAGAACAAGCTCATTGCCTTCGGCTGCGACACGGTGGCCTACATGAGCGACTTTAACCAAAGTTTCGGCAGCGGCTGCATCTCGATCTGCAGTGAAAATGTAAACATGTTGGCCGAAACCTCGTGTTCGGGCGTAGGCTGCTGCCAGACCTCTGTTCCCAAGCATCTCAAGACTCTGTTCATATCCATCGGCAGCATAAATAATCACTCAAATGTGACTTCGTTCAACCCTTGCGGGTATGCGTTCCTGGCGGACCAGAGGCGTTTCAACATCTCCGAAATGCGCCTCGATTTTCAGCCAAAACAGGTCAAGAATAATACGGTTTTGCTGGATTGGGTTGTAGGAAATGAGACATGTGATAAAGCTAAATCGAATCGATCGTCTTATCTGTGTCGCGAAAATACTGATTGCCTCTATTCGGAAAATGGTCGTGGATATCGTTGCAATTGTTCAGATGGATTTAAGGGAAATCCTTATCAAGGCTGTGAag ACATCAATGAGTGTTCAGAGCCAGAGAAATACAAATGCAGAGGATGCAAAAACACACATGGAAGTTACAAATGCAAGTGCCCACTTGGGATGCATGGCAATGGAAAAGATGGAAATTGTGAAGGATTTCGCATCACCTCAATTGCTTCAG TTATTGGAGCAAGTATTTTTTTGGTGATTATAGCTATACTCCTTTTCCACAACAACAATAGGAGAAAAAGGGagaaaatatttaaacaaaatgGTGGTTTGGTGTTAAAGCATCAAAGAGTGAGAATCTTCAGCAAAGCAGAGCTGGCCAAAGCAACCAACAACTACAGCCAATCTAATTTCATCGGCCAAGGTGGCTTTGCTTCAGTTTACAAAGGAGTTGTACTAAATGAAACtagtactactgctactactactcaaCAAATAGCCGTGAAGAAACCAAAACTTGATAAGGACGATCAAAACAAGAGCATACAAATGAACCACCAACAATTCCATGAAGAAATCGCCATTGTTTCCCAAGTCAACCACAAGAATGTTGTCAAACTCTTAGGCTTATGTCTTGAGACAAAGATCCCACTTCTAGTTTACGAATTGGTACCAAACGGAACCCTCTCTCAACACATCCATACTAAAAGATCATCttcatcaccatcatcatcatcatcatcagccATGTTAAGGCCTTGGAAAACTCGACTACGCATTGCAACAGAAACTGCTCTCGCTATTGACTATTTGCACTCGTTAGCTCAACCTCCAATCATTCATCGAGACATAAAGTCGACCAACATTCTCTTGGACGAAAACTACACTGCCAAAGTGTCTGATTTTGGTGCCTCGGTTTTGATACCTCCAGGCCAAACTGGTATAGCCACGACAGTTCAAGGTACTCTCGGTTACTTAGATCCAGAATACTTGACTACTGGTACATTGACTACGAAGAGCGATGTTTACAGCTTCGGTGTTGTTTTGGTGGAGCTAATAACTGGAGAAAAACCAATCTCAAATGGGGTTAGGAGTGGAGGCAAGAGTAATATTATTCATTACTTTGTTTCAACGATAAGAGATCAGAACAAGGGTGAGAAATATGTAAGGAAAATAGTCGATCCTAATGTTGTTTACGATGAAGATCACGAGAGGGAGATAGAAACTGTTGCTGAGCTTGCGATGAAGTGCTTAGAAGGACATGGCGAGAGAAGGCCGTCGATGAAAGAAGTGGCAGAAGAGCTTGTGGGGCTTAACAAGCTTAAAGGAAATAATAATAAGCAGTACTATAAGCCTCAACAAAATAACGAAGAGACATATCAGTTACTTGTCGTTGATCATGATGATGATCAGTCATCATTTTCTATTGGGGATGCAAATATTAAGAACGATCAAGTCGTTGAGTATACCACATTTGATGTGTCAGGATATGACGTGACATCATCAATTTCTCTAAACTAG